Proteins encoded by one window of Emticicia oligotrophica DSM 17448:
- a CDS encoding DUF4249 domain-containing protein has product MKKITFFLLLCSLFFSCETEITDFKTQNLSNAYVVYGELTNLVGPYSVRINRTSSYSPYDITAFQGDAVKKAQVQILDDLGNATPLSEIRDGLYQTPAQFVAVIGKKYQLKIKTNDGIEIESSLETLKAPTPLNDFSYKFIDAEKVENMRFDVSASIKDSKENEDYYFIKRQDFIQFLTTCPEPPPPPAPVPPCFSKCWRAPLNTQPILINDFLVNGKNLPITLGSVDVKDFPDWIIQLDVYSISKETYNYWKRQEDQRVIGGGLFDKIPAQIVGNLKCTNRTGQEVLGIFQVGGVVKQRLKVDRLGALSSENLQKVQFYADFNNIRYKDLKLWDCKNAGFVDYNIGYTIPNLF; this is encoded by the coding sequence ATGAAAAAAATAACATTTTTCCTTTTGCTCTGTTCGTTATTTTTTTCCTGCGAAACAGAAATTACCGACTTCAAAACTCAAAATTTAAGTAACGCATACGTGGTCTATGGAGAATTGACCAATCTGGTAGGGCCCTATAGCGTGCGAATCAATCGAACGAGTTCGTATTCACCTTATGATATTACGGCTTTTCAGGGAGATGCCGTAAAAAAAGCTCAAGTACAGATTCTTGATGATTTGGGCAATGCAACACCACTAAGCGAAATCCGTGATGGGCTTTATCAAACTCCTGCTCAATTCGTTGCGGTTATTGGTAAGAAGTATCAGTTAAAAATCAAAACCAATGACGGCATAGAAATCGAATCGAGCTTAGAAACGCTCAAAGCCCCGACCCCACTCAACGATTTTTCATACAAATTCATTGATGCTGAAAAAGTAGAAAATATGCGTTTTGATGTCTCAGCCTCTATTAAAGATTCGAAAGAAAATGAAGACTATTATTTTATCAAACGACAGGATTTTATACAATTTCTAACCACTTGTCCTGAGCCACCGCCACCACCAGCACCCGTACCGCCTTGTTTTTCGAAATGCTGGCGTGCACCGCTTAATACACAACCGATTCTGATTAACGATTTCTTAGTTAATGGAAAAAATCTACCTATTACTTTAGGAAGTGTTGATGTAAAGGATTTTCCGGATTGGATAATACAATTGGATGTCTATTCAATTTCGAAAGAAACCTACAATTATTGGAAACGCCAAGAAGACCAACGAGTAATTGGGGGTGGATTATTTGATAAAATTCCTGCTCAAATTGTGGGAAATTTAAAATGTACGAATCGAACTGGACAAGAAGTTTTAGGTATTTTTCAAGTAGGAGGCGTAGTAAAACAACGCCTTAAAGTTGACCGCTTAGGAGCACTTTCAAGCGAAAACTTACAAAAAGTACAGTTTTATGCCGATTTTAATAATATTCGCTACAAAGACCTTAAGCTTTGGGATTGTAAAAATGCTGGTTTTGTAGATTATAATATAGGTTACACGATACCCAACTTATTTTAA